A window of the Streptococcus sp. 116-D4 genome harbors these coding sequences:
- a CDS encoding type II toxin-antitoxin system RelE/ParE family toxin, translating into MDYKKYRILYSPRVIDSLDKIYQYIAEEIGSVEAARRKVASIRKDMNRLEIFPQAGFDADEKFGKKLDPRYQTRGLTLSKDYIVLYTIVEDTVRLAYLLPSKSDYMKLFKTKSRYD; encoded by the coding sequence ATGGATTATAAAAAATATAGGATTTTGTATTCTCCTAGAGTGATTGATAGTCTGGATAAAATATATCAGTATATAGCAGAGGAAATCGGTTCTGTAGAGGCTGCGAGACGAAAAGTAGCGAGTATCAGAAAAGATATGAATCGGCTAGAAATTTTCCCCCAAGCTGGATTTGATGCCGATGAAAAATTTGGTAAGAAATTAGACCCTCGCTACCAAACGCGAGGATTGACCTTGAGTAAGGATTACATCGTATTATATACAATTGTTGAGGATACCGTCAGACTTGCTTATTTACTCCCTTCAAAAAGTGATTACATGAAATTATTCAAGACTAAGTCAAGATACGACTGA
- a CDS encoding MurR/RpiR family transcriptional regulator: MDKPDIATLIDSHFEEMTDLEQEIARYFLQTETIVDDLSSQQVTQKLHISQAALTRFAKKCGFTGYREFIFQYQHQAEKQDTHSHKHSPLTKRVIRSYSSMREQTQDLIDEVQLERIAQLIEDAERVYFFGTGSSGLVAREMKLRFMRLGVVCEALTDQDGFAWTTSIMDENCLVLGFSLSGSTPSILDSLLDAKEMGAKTVLFTSVPNKDSQAYTETVLVASHSQSSYIQRISAQLPMLFFIDLIYAYFLEINRESKEKIFNSYWENKKLNGYRRQKRVRKS; encoded by the coding sequence ATGGATAAACCAGATATAGCAACCCTCATTGATTCCCACTTCGAAGAAATGACAGATTTAGAGCAAGAAATCGCTCGCTATTTTTTGCAAACAGAAACCATTGTAGATGATTTATCATCCCAGCAAGTCACTCAAAAATTACATATCTCCCAAGCTGCTTTGACCCGCTTTGCTAAAAAGTGTGGTTTTACGGGCTATCGAGAATTTATTTTCCAATACCAACACCAAGCAGAGAAACAAGACACCCATTCTCACAAACACAGTCCACTGACAAAACGAGTCATCAGAAGTTATAGCAGTATGCGGGAACAAACACAGGACTTGATTGACGAAGTCCAACTAGAAAGAATTGCCCAGTTAATCGAAGATGCTGAACGTGTCTACTTCTTCGGAACAGGGAGTTCTGGCCTCGTAGCTCGTGAAATGAAATTACGCTTCATGCGTCTAGGTGTGGTCTGCGAGGCCTTGACTGACCAAGACGGCTTTGCTTGGACAACCAGTATTATGGATGAGAATTGTCTCGTACTCGGTTTCTCACTTTCTGGCTCAACTCCTTCTATTTTAGATAGTCTATTAGACGCTAAGGAGATGGGAGCAAAGACTGTACTCTTTACAAGTGTTCCCAATAAAGATAGTCAGGCCTATACAGAGACTGTCCTAGTAGCCAGTCACAGCCAATCCTCCTACATCCAACGTATATCCGCTCAACTTCCTATGCTCTTCTTTATCGATTTGATTTATGCCTATTTTTTGGAAATCAATCGTGAAAGCAAGGAGAAAATCTTTAATAGCTACTGGGAAAATAAAAAACTCAATGGCTATCGTAGACAAAAACGTGTAAGAAAATCCTAG
- the pbp2b gene encoding penicillin-binding protein PBP2B yields MRLICMRKFDSHSIPIRLNLLFSIVILLFMAIIGRLLYMQVLNKDFYETKLASASKTKVTTSSARGEIYDASGKPLVENTVKQVVSFTRNNKMTAADLKETAKRLLTYVGVSSPTLTDRQLVDYYLADETVYKKAVESLPREKRLDSDGNQLSESEVYNNTVESIDPGQLTYSDDEKKEIYLFSQLNAVGNFATGTIATESLTDTQIALIASASKNLPGISISTSWDRKVLDTSLSSIVGSVSSEKAGLPAEEADTYIKKGYSLNDRVGTSYLEKQYEETLQGKRSVKEIHLDKYGNMESVENIEDGTKGNNIKLTIDLSFQDSVDNLLKSYFNSELGNGGAKYSEGVYAVALNPKTGAVLSMSGIKHDLKTGELTSDSLGTVTNVFVPGSVVKAATISSGWENGVLSGNQTLTDQPIVFQGSAPINSWYTQAYGSFPITAVEALEYSSNAYMVQTALGIMGQTYQPNMFVLTNNLESAMGKLRSTFAEYGLGASTGIDLPDESTGFIPKEYNFANYITNAFGQFDNYTPMQLAQYVGTIANNGVRIAPHIVEGIYGNNEQGGLGNLIQSIDTKEMNKINISESDVSILQQGFYQVSHGGSALTTGRAFSNGAAVSISGKTGTAESYVAGGQEANNTNAVAYAPSDNPQIAVAVVFPHNTNLTNGVGPSIARDIINLYNQHHPMN; encoded by the coding sequence ATGAGACTGATTTGTATGAGAAAATTTGATAGCCATTCAATTCCAATTCGGCTTAATTTATTGTTTTCGATTGTCATTTTGCTCTTTATGGCTATTATTGGTCGCCTGCTTTATATGCAGGTTTTGAACAAGGATTTTTATGAGACAAAATTAGCATCTGCTAGTAAAACAAAGGTGACCACGAGTTCAGCTCGAGGCGAAATTTATGATGCCAGCGGTAAGCCTTTGGTTGAAAATACTGTGAAACAAGTTGTTTCCTTTACTCGAAACAACAAAATGACGGCTGCAGATTTGAAAGAAACAGCCAAGAGGTTGCTAACCTATGTGGGAGTTTCTTCACCAACATTGACGGATAGACAGTTGGTGGACTATTATCTAGCAGATGAAACTGTCTATAAGAAAGCTGTGGAAAGCTTACCACGTGAGAAACGCCTTGATTCTGATGGGAATCAATTATCTGAATCCGAGGTTTACAATAATACTGTTGAAAGTATCGATCCAGGTCAATTGACCTACTCGGATGACGAAAAGAAAGAAATTTACCTCTTTAGCCAACTGAATGCAGTTGGAAATTTTGCGACTGGGACCATAGCGACAGAGTCCTTGACAGATACTCAGATTGCTTTGATAGCTTCTGCTTCTAAAAATTTACCTGGCATCAGTATTTCAACCTCGTGGGATCGAAAAGTCCTAGATACTTCACTTTCGTCTATAGTAGGTAGTGTATCCAGTGAAAAAGCTGGTCTTCCAGCTGAAGAAGCAGATACTTATATCAAAAAGGGTTATTCTCTAAATGACCGTGTTGGAACCTCTTATCTAGAAAAACAATATGAAGAAACCTTGCAAGGAAAACGCTCGGTGAAAGAAATCCATCTAGACAAGTATGGCAATATGGAAAGTGTCGAAAATATCGAAGATGGTACCAAAGGGAATAATATTAAACTGACTATTGATTTATCCTTCCAAGATAGCGTGGACAATCTGCTTAAGAGTTATTTCAATTCTGAACTGGGAAATGGAGGAGCCAAGTATTCAGAGGGTGTGTATGCAGTCGCCCTTAACCCAAAAACAGGTGCGGTTTTGTCTATGTCAGGAATCAAACATGACCTGAAAACGGGTGAATTAACGTCAGATTCCTTGGGCACTGTGACCAATGTCTTTGTACCAGGTTCGGTCGTTAAGGCTGCAACTATCAGCTCTGGTTGGGAAAATGGTGTTTTATCAGGGAACCAGACCTTGACAGACCAACCGATTGTCTTCCAAGGTTCAGCTCCAATTAATTCTTGGTATACTCAAGCCTATGGTTCATTCCCGATTACAGCTGTGGAAGCCTTGGAGTATTCTTCTAATGCCTATATGGTTCAAACGGCTTTGGGCATTATGGGTCAGACCTATCAACCCAATATGTTTGTTTTAACTAACAATTTAGAATCCGCTATGGGGAAACTTCGTTCGACATTTGCTGAATATGGTCTTGGAGCCTCAACAGGCATTGACCTTCCAGATGAGTCAACTGGTTTCATACCAAAAGAGTATAATTTTGCTAATTACATTACCAATGCATTTGGTCAGTTTGATAACTACACCCCAATGCAATTGGCCCAGTACGTTGGAACTATTGCCAACAACGGTGTTCGGATTGCACCTCACATTGTCGAGGGGATTTATGGAAACAACGAACAAGGTGGCTTAGGGAACTTAATTCAATCTATTGATACCAAGGAAATGAATAAAATTAATATTTCTGAGTCTGATGTTTCCATCCTCCAACAAGGATTTTATCAAGTGTCACATGGTGGTAGTGCTTTGACAACCGGTCGTGCCTTTTCAAATGGCGCAGCGGTATCCATTAGTGGGAAAACAGGTACTGCCGAAAGTTATGTTGCGGGAGGTCAAGAAGCTAACAATACTAATGCTGTGGCCTATGCACCATCAGATAATCCTCAAATCGCTGTAGCTGTTGTCTTCCCTCATAACACCAACCTTACAAATGGTGTCGGACCTTCCATTGCGCGCGATATTATCAACCTCTATAACCAACATCATCCAATGAATTAG
- a CDS encoding carbohydrate ABC transporter permease, whose amino-acid sequence MVKERNLTRWIFVLPAMIIVGLLFVYPFFSSIFYSFTNKHLIMPNYKFVGLANYKAVLSDPNFFNAFFNSIKWTVFSLVGQVLVGFVLALALHRVRHFKKLYRTLLIVPWAFPTIVIAFSWQWILNGVYGYLPNLIVKLGLMDHTPAFLTDSTWAFLCLVFINIWFGAPMIMVNVLSALQTVPEEQFEAAKIDGASSWQVFKFIVFPHIKVVVGLLVVLRTVWIFNNFDIIYLITGGGPANATTTLPIFAYNLGWGTKLLGRASAVTVLLFIFLVAICFIYFAIISKWEKEGRK is encoded by the coding sequence ATGGTTAAAGAACGTAATTTAACTCGCTGGATATTTGTTTTGCCAGCTATGATTATCGTAGGATTACTCTTTGTTTATCCGTTTTTCTCGAGTATTTTTTATAGCTTTACCAATAAGCATTTGATTATGCCCAATTATAAATTTGTTGGTTTAGCTAACTATAAAGCTGTGCTATCAGATCCCAACTTCTTTAATGCGTTCTTTAATTCAATTAAGTGGACCGTTTTCTCATTAGTTGGTCAAGTTTTAGTAGGGTTTGTATTGGCTTTAGCTCTTCACAGAGTACGTCACTTCAAGAAATTATATAGGACCTTATTGATTGTTCCTTGGGCATTTCCTACAATTGTTATTGCCTTTTCTTGGCAGTGGATTCTAAACGGGGTTTATGGCTACTTACCTAACCTAATCGTAAAATTAGGTTTAATGGATCATACACCTGCATTTTTGACAGATAGTACATGGGCATTCCTATGTTTGGTGTTTATCAACATTTGGTTTGGAGCACCGATGATCATGGTTAATGTACTTTCAGCTTTGCAAACAGTACCAGAAGAACAATTTGAAGCTGCTAAGATAGATGGTGCTTCAAGTTGGCAGGTGTTCAAGTTTATCGTCTTTCCACATATTAAAGTGGTTGTAGGGCTTCTAGTTGTTTTGAGAACTGTATGGATCTTTAATAACTTTGACATTATCTACCTAATTACTGGTGGTGGACCAGCCAATGCTACAACAACGCTTCCAATTTTTGCTTACAACCTAGGTTGGGGAACTAAATTGTTGGGTCGTGCTTCAGCAGTCACAGTATTGCTCTTTATCTTCTTGGTGGCGATTTGCTTTATCTACTTTGCTATCATCAGTAAGTGGGAAAAGGAGGGTAGAAAATAA
- the relB gene encoding type II toxin-antitoxin system RelB/ParD family antitoxin, with protein MAIANSNKIVTFQANRELVNDAMEVLKEQNLSLSSALRLFLKNVAVTNEVDLLNEEELEKEYLFRQLQAEVQESYAKIEAGSYLTDEDVVTRYGL; from the coding sequence ATGGCTATAGCGAATTCAAATAAAATTGTGACCTTCCAAGCTAATAGAGAATTGGTAAATGATGCCATGGAGGTGTTAAAAGAACAAAACCTCTCTCTTTCATCGGCACTCAGATTATTTTTAAAGAATGTTGCCGTAACAAATGAAGTAGATTTACTTAATGAAGAGGAATTAGAGAAGGAGTACTTGTTTAGACAATTACAAGCAGAAGTTCAAGAAAGCTATGCCAAGATTGAGGCTGGAAGTTACTTGACAGATGAGGATGTCGTGACACGCTATGGATTATAA
- the nanB gene encoding neuraminidase NanB, producing MNKRGLYSKLGISVVGISLLMGVPTLIHANELNYGQLSISPIFQGGSYQLNNKSIDISPLLLDKLSGESQTVVMKFRADEPNSLQALFGLSNSKAGFKNNYFSIFMRDSGEIGVEIRDAQKGINYLFSRPASLWGKHKGQAVENTLVFVSDSKDKTYTMYVNGIEVFSETVDTFLPISNINGIDKATLGAVNREGKDHYLAKGSIDEISLFNKAISDQEVSTIPLSNPFQLIFQSGDSTQANYFRIPTLYTLSSGRVLSSIDARYGGTHDSKSKINIATSYSDDNGETWSEPTFAMKFNDYEEQLVYWPRDNKLKNSQISGSASFIDSSIVEDKKSGKTILLADVMPAGIGNNNANKSDSGFKEINGHYYLKLKKNGDNDFRYTVRENGVVYDETTNKPTNYTVNDKYEVLEGGKSLTVEQYSVDFDSGSLRETHNGKQVPMNVFYKDSLFKVTPTNYIAMTTSQNRGESWEQFKLLPPFLGEKHNGTYLCPGQGLALKSSNRLIFATYTSGELTYLISDDSGQTWKKSSASIPFKNATAEAQMVEMRDGVIRTFFRTTTGKIAYMTSRDSGETWSEVSYIDGIQQTSYGTQVSAIKYSQLVDGKEAVILSTPNSRNGRKGGQLVVGLVNKEDDSIDWKYHYDIDLPSYGYAYSAITELPNHHIGVLFEKYDSWSRNELHLSNVVQYIDLEINDLTK from the coding sequence ATGAATAAGAGAGGTCTTTATTCAAAACTAGGAATTTCTGTTGTAGGCATTAGTCTTTTAATGGGAGTCCCCACTTTGATTCATGCGAATGAATTAAACTATGGTCAACTGTCCATATCTCCTATTTTTCAAGGAGGTTCATATCAACTGAACAATAAGAGTATAGATATCAGCCCTTTGTTATTAGATAAATTATCTGGAGAGAGTCAGACAGTAGTAATGAAATTTAGAGCAGATGAACCAAACTCGCTTCAAGCTTTGTTTGGCCTATCTAATAGTAAAGCAGGCTTTAAAAATAATTACTTTTCAATTTTCATGAGAGATTCTGGTGAGATAGGTGTAGAAATAAGAGACGCCCAAAAGGGAATAAATTATTTATTTTCTAGACCAGCTTCATTATGGGGAAAGCATAAAGGACAGGCAGTTGAAAATACACTAGTATTTGTATCTGATTCTAAAGATAAAACATACACAATGTATGTTAATGGGATAGAAGTGTTCTCTGAAACAGTTGATACATTTTTGCCAATTTCAAATATAAATGGTATAGATAAGGCAACACTAGGAGCTGTTAATCGTGAAGGCAAGGATCATTACCTCGCAAAAGGAAGTATTGATGAAATCAGTCTATTTAATAAAGCAATTAGTGATCAGGAAGTTTCAACTATTCCCTTGTCAAATCCATTTCAGTTAATTTTCCAATCAGGAGATTCTACTCAAGCTAACTATTTTAGAATACCGACATTGTATACATTAAGCAGTGGAAGAGTTCTATCAAGTATTGATGCACGTTATGGTGGAACTCATGATTCTAAAAGTAAGATTAATATCGCCACTTCTTATAGTGATGATAATGGGGAAACGTGGAGTGAGCCAACTTTTGCTATGAAGTTTAATGACTATGAGGAGCAGTTGGTTTACTGGCCACGAGATAATAAATTAAAGAATAGCCAAATTAGTGGAAGTGCTTCATTTATAGATTCATCCATTGTTGAAGATAAAAAATCTGGGAAAACGATATTATTAGCTGATGTTATGCCTGCTGGTATTGGAAATAATAATGCAAACAAATCTGATTCAGGTTTTAAAGAAATAAACGGTCATTATTATTTAAAACTAAAGAAGAATGGAGATAATGATTTCCGTTATACAGTTAGAGAAAATGGAGTTGTTTACGATGAAACGACTAATAAACCTACAAATTATACTGTAAATGATAAGTATGAAGTTTTGGAGGGAGGTAAGTCTTTAACAGTCGAACAATATTCGGTTGATTTTGATAGTGGTTCTTTAAGAGAAACACACAATGGAAAACAGGTTCCTATGAATGTGTTCTACAAAGACTCTTTATTTAAAGTGACTCCTACTAATTATATAGCAATGACAACGAGTCAGAATAGAGGAGAAAGTTGGGAACAATTTAAGTTATTGCCTCCGTTCTTAGGAGAAAAACATAATGGAACTTACTTATGCCCCGGACAAGGTTTAGCATTAAAATCAAGTAATAGATTAATTTTTGCAACATATACTAGTGGCGAACTAACTTATCTCATTTCTGATGATAGTGGTCAAACATGGAAGAAATCCTCAGCTTCAATTCCGTTTAAGAATGCGACAGCAGAAGCGCAAATGGTTGAAATGAGAGATGGTGTGATTAGAACATTCTTTAGAACTACTACAGGTAAGATTGCCTATATGACTAGTAGAGATTCTGGAGAAACATGGTCAGAAGTTTCGTATATCGATGGAATTCAACAAACTTCATATGGTACACAAGTATCTGCAATTAAATACTCTCAATTAGTTGATGGAAAAGAAGCAGTCATTTTGAGTACACCAAATTCTAGAAATGGCCGTAAGGGAGGTCAATTAGTTGTCGGTTTAGTCAATAAAGAAGATGATAGTATCGATTGGAAATACCACTATGACATTGATTTGCCTTCGTATGGTTATGCTTATTCTGCGATTACAGAATTGCCAAATCATCACATAGGTGTATTGTTTGAAAAATATGATTCATGGTCAAGAAATGAATTGCATTTAAGCAATGTAGTTCAGTATATAGATTTGGAAATTAATGATTTAACAAAATAA
- a CDS encoding ROK family protein — protein MTHYVAIDIGGTNIKYGLIDQEGQLVESHEMPTEAHKGGPHILQKTKDIVASYLEKGPVAGVAISSAGMVDPDKGEIFYAGPQIPNYAGTQFKKEIGTSFSIPCEIENDVNCAGLAEAVSGSGKGASVILCLTIGTGIGGCLIMDGKVFHGFSNSACEVGYMHMQDGAFQDLASTTALVEYVAAAHGDPVDQWNGRRIFKEATEGNKICMEGIDRMVDYLGKGLANICYVANPEVVILGGGIMGQEAILKPKIRKALKDALVPSLADKTRLEFAHHQNTAGMLGAYYHFKTKQS, from the coding sequence ATGACACACTACGTTGCAATTGATATCGGTGGAACAAATATCAAATATGGTTTGATTGACCAAGAAGGCCAACTTGTTGAATCGCATGAAATGCCAACAGAGGCGCATAAGGGTGGACCTCATATCTTACAAAAGACCAAAGATATCGTAGCTAGTTATTTAGAAAAAGGCCCAGTAGCAGGTGTTGCTATTTCTTCAGCAGGAATGGTGGATCCTGATAAGGGTGAGATTTTCTATGCTGGACCTCAGATTCCAAATTATGCAGGGACCCAGTTCAAGAAGGAAATTGGGACTAGCTTCTCTATTCCTTGTGAAATTGAAAATGATGTCAACTGTGCAGGTCTGGCTGAGGCAGTATCTGGTTCAGGCAAGGGAGCGAGTGTGATACTTTGCTTGACCATTGGAACCGGTATCGGTGGCTGCTTGATTATGGATGGGAAAGTCTTCCATGGATTTAGCAATTCAGCCTGTGAAGTTGGTTATATGCATATGCAGGATGGAGCTTTCCAAGATTTGGCCTCTACGACAGCCCTGGTTGAGTATGTAGCAGCAGCTCATGGAGATCCAGTTGACCAGTGGAATGGCCGACGCATCTTTAAGGAAGCTACCGAAGGAAACAAAATTTGCATGGAAGGCATTGACCGCATGGTAGACTATCTAGGAAAAGGTCTGGCAAATATTTGCTATGTGGCCAATCCAGAAGTAGTCATTCTCGGTGGTGGTATTATGGGACAAGAAGCTATTCTCAAGCCTAAAATTCGAAAAGCTTTGAAAGATGCTTTGGTACCAAGCCTGGCAGATAAGACGAGATTAGAATTTGCGCATCACCAAAATACAGCAGGGATGCTTGGTGCTTATTATCATTTTAAAACAAAACAATCCTAG
- a CDS encoding carbohydrate ABC transporter permease — translation MKKKSGIYLDILSHVLLIGATIVAIFPLVWIIISSVKGKGELTQYPTRFWPEQFTLDYFTHVINDLHFIDNIRNSLIIALATTVIAIIISAMAAYGIVRFFPKLGAIMSRLLVITYIFPPILLAIPYSIAIAKVGLTNSLFGLMMVYLSFSVPYAVWLLVGFFQTVPIGIEEAARIDGANKFVTFYKVVLPIVAPGIVATAIYTFINAWNEFLYALILINNTGKMTVAVALRSLNGSEILDWGDMMAASVIVVLPSIIFFSIIQNKIASGLSEGSVK, via the coding sequence ATGAAGAAGAAATCTGGTATTTATTTAGATATTCTCTCACATGTACTCTTGATTGGTGCGACCATTGTTGCAATTTTCCCACTGGTATGGATTATCATATCTTCTGTCAAGGGTAAAGGAGAATTAACTCAGTATCCAACACGATTTTGGCCTGAACAATTTACATTAGATTATTTCACTCATGTTATCAACGATTTGCACTTTATTGATAACATTCGAAACAGTTTAATCATTGCCTTAGCTACAACCGTTATTGCGATTATTATTTCTGCTATGGCAGCCTACGGTATTGTTCGATTCTTCCCTAAATTGGGAGCAATCATGTCGAGACTACTCGTCATTACCTACATTTTCCCACCAATTTTGTTAGCAATTCCATATTCAATTGCCATTGCTAAAGTTGGGTTAACAAATAGTTTATTTGGCTTGATGATGGTTTATCTATCTTTTAGTGTTCCATATGCAGTTTGGCTCTTAGTTGGATTTTTCCAAACAGTCCCAATTGGAATTGAAGAAGCAGCTCGAATTGATGGTGCAAATAAATTTGTTACATTTTATAAAGTTGTGCTACCGATTGTAGCACCAGGTATTGTAGCAACAGCTATTTATACATTTATTAATGCTTGGAATGAATTCTTGTATGCTTTGATCTTGATTAATAATACAGGAAAGATGACAGTAGCAGTAGCTCTTAGATCTCTTAACGGTTCAGAAATTTTAGACTGGGGAGATATGATGGCAGCATCTGTTATTGTAGTTCTTCCATCAATCATTTTCTTCTCTATCATCCAAAATAAGATTGCAAGTGGATTGTCAGAAGGATCTGTGAAGTAG
- a CDS encoding Gfo/Idh/MocA family protein has protein sequence MVKYGVVGTGYFGAELARYMQKNDGAEITLLYDPDNAEAIAEELGAKVASSLDELVSSDEVDCVIVATPNNLHKEPVIKAAQHGKNVFCEKPIALSYQDCREMVDACKENNVTFMAGHIMNFFNGVHHAKELINQGVIGDVLYCHTARNGWEEQQPSVSWKKIREKSGGHLYHHIHELDCVQFLMGGMPETVTMTGGNVAHEGENFGDEDDMIFVNMEFSNKRFALLEWGSAYRWGEHYVLIQGTKGAIRLDLFNCKGTLKLDGQESYFLIHESQEEDDDRTRIYHSTEMDGAIAYGKPGKRTPLWLSSVIDKEMRYLHEIMQGAPVSEEFAKLLTGEAALEAIATADACTQSMFEDRKVKLSEIVK, from the coding sequence ATGGTTAAATACGGTGTTGTTGGAACAGGATATTTTGGAGCTGAGTTGGCTCGTTATATGCAAAAGAATGATGGAGCAGAGATTACTCTTCTCTATGATCCAGATAATGCAGAGGCTATTGCAGAAGAATTGGGAGCAAAAGTAGCAAGTTCCCTAGATGAGTTGGTTTCTAGCGATGAAGTAGATTGTGTTATCGTCGCAACTCCAAATAATCTTCATAAGGAACCGGTTATTAAGGCTGCACAACATGGCAAAAATGTTTTCTGTGAAAAACCAATTGCGCTTTCTTATCAAGATTGTCGCGAGATGGTAGATGCATGTAAAGAAAATAATGTAACCTTTATGGCAGGACATATTATGAACTTCTTTAATGGTGTCCATCATGCAAAAGAACTAATTAATCAAGGAGTCATCGGAGACGTTCTATATTGTCACACAGCTCGTAATGGTTGGGAAGAACAACAACCATCCGTATCATGGAAAAAAATTCGTGAAAAATCAGGTGGTCACTTGTATCACCATATTCATGAATTGGATTGCGTGCAATTCCTTATGGGTGGTATGCCAGAAACTGTAACCATGACAGGTGGAAATGTAGCCCATGAAGGTGAAAATTTCGGTGATGAAGATGATATGATTTTTGTCAATATGGAATTTTCTAATAAACGTTTTGCCTTGTTAGAATGGGGTTCAGCTTATCGTTGGGGTGAACATTATGTCTTAATCCAAGGAACGAAAGGTGCTATCCGTTTAGACTTATTCAACTGTAAAGGAACTCTTAAGCTAGATGGACAAGAAAGTTATTTCTTGATTCATGAATCGCAAGAAGAAGATGATGATCGTACTCGTATCTATCATAGTACAGAAATGGATGGGGCAATTGCTTATGGTAAACCAGGTAAACGTACTCCATTATGGTTATCATCTGTCATTGATAAAGAAATGCGCTATTTGCATGAGATTATGCAAGGAGCTCCAGTATCAGAAGAATTTGCAAAACTATTGACAGGTGAAGCTGCTCTAGAAGCAATTGCTACTGCAGATGCTTGTACCCAATCTATGTTTGAAGATCGCAAAGTAAAATTGTCAGAAATTGTAAAATAA
- a CDS encoding dihydrodipicolinate synthase family protein, whose product MSDLKKYEGVIPAFYACYDDQGEVSPERTRALVQYFIDKGVQGLYVNGSSGECIYQSVEDRKLILEEVMVVAKGKLTIIAHVACNNTKDSMELARHAESLGVDAIATIPPIYFRLPEYSVAKYWNDISSAAPNTDYVIYNIPQLAGVALTPSLYIEMLKNPRVIGVKNSSMPVQDIQTFVSLGGEDHIVFNGPDEQFLGGRLMGAKAGIGGTYGAMPELFLKLNELIADKDLETARELQYAINAIIGKLTAAHGNMYGVIKEVLKINEGLNIGSVRSPLTPVTEEDRPVVEAAAALIRETKERFL is encoded by the coding sequence ATGTCAGATTTAAAAAAATACGAAGGTGTCATTCCAGCCTTCTACGCATGTTATGATGATCAAGGAGAAGTCAGTCCAGAGCGTACGCGTGCCTTGGTTCAATACTTCATTGATAAAGGTGTTCAAGGTCTTTATGTCAATGGTTCTTCTGGTGAATGTATCTACCAAAGCGTTGAAGACCGCAAGTTAATCTTGGAAGAAGTCATGGTAGTTGCCAAAGGTAAATTGACCATTATCGCTCATGTTGCTTGCAATAATACTAAAGATAGTATGGAACTTGCTCGCCACGCAGAAAGCTTGGGTGTAGATGCCATTGCAACGATTCCACCGATTTACTTCCGCTTACCAGAATACTCAGTTGCTAAATACTGGAACGATATCAGTTCTGCAGCTCCAAATACAGACTACGTGATTTACAACATTCCTCAATTGGCAGGGGTTGCTTTGACGCCAAGCCTTTACATAGAAATGTTGAAAAATCCTCGTGTTATCGGTGTGAAGAACTCTTCTATGCCAGTTCAAGATATCCAAACTTTTGTGAGCCTTGGTGGCGAAGACCATATCGTCTTCAACGGTCCAGATGAACAGTTCTTAGGTGGTCGTCTCATGGGAGCTAAAGCTGGTATCGGTGGTACTTATGGTGCTATGCCAGAACTATTCTTGAAACTCAATGAGTTGATTGCTGACAAAGACTTAGAAACAGCGCGTGAATTGCAATATGCTATCAATGCAATCATTGGAAAACTCACTGCTGCACATGGAAATATGTACGGTGTGATTAAGGAAGTCTTGAAGATTAATGAAGGCTTGAATATTGGTTCTGTTCGTTCACCATTAACACCAGTAACCGAAGAAGATCGACCAGTTGTAGAAGCAGCTGCAGCCTTGATTCGTGAAACCAAGGAGCGCTTCCTCTAA